The genomic interval AAAGGGATGTTCGGCGATCGGCAACAACTCTATGTGGGTAAAGCCCAACTCTTTAACATAGGGGATCAACTTAGCTGCCAGCTCACGGTATGTGAGGAAGCGTGCTCCTGGACGCAATTCTGATACCGTCACTACAGGTTCTGGCTCGCCGTTGGGTAATCGAGCTGGTTCTGCCGCATTGGCATTAAGCCATGATCCCAAATGCACTTCATAGATTGAGATTGGCTGAGTCAGCGGATTGGAATTGCGTCGAGCTTCCATCCACGCTTGATCGTGCCAGGTGTAATTATTGAGGTCAGTAACGATGGAGGCAGTTTTTGGGCGCACCTCTTGCTGAAATCCAAAGGGATCAGATTTTTCGTAACGATGACCTTCACGATTCTTGACTTCGTACTTATAGCGAGTACCTACCCCTAGGCCTGGAATGAACAACTCCCAGACACCGCTAGTGCCTTTACGCATCTGATGATTGCGTCCATCCCAGTGGTTGAAGTCACCGATTACGGAAACGTTACGAGCGTTAGGTGCCCATACAGCGAAATAGACACCCGCAACACCATCAATGTTGTCAAGGTGCGCACCCAGTTTCTCATAGATGCGATGGTGATTACCTTCGGAGAACAGGTACAAATCATAGTCAGTCAGGCGAGGCGATCGAAACGCATAGGGATCGTAAATAACGCGCTCGTGATTACCCTCTTTAATCCGGAGTTGATAATTATTGAGGTGGGGACGTTCAAGAAAGCACTCAAAAAATTTGGGATGGTGAACGGAGTGCATTGGGTGCTCAGTACGGTCGTCTGGACAGATAACCCAAACTGCCTCAGCAGAGGGCAGGTAAGCTCTGATTACCCAACCTTGTTTGCCATCATGGTCGATCGCGTGAGGTCCCAACACTTCAAAGGGGTCATGATGCTGATTCCAGACAATTCGATCTACTTGATCGCGAGCAACCGCCATCGACATGAACTACCTACCCTAACGTTATGAACGATTAACTACTACAGATTTTTGCACTAAGCGCGTCAGGCAACGGCATGGATTACAGATAGTCGTCAAACATTCACGGTCTCAACAGTGATGCTCAGCGAATACTGCAATCTGGATGTAGATTAACTTAATTTGGTAACTAATTCTTAACAAAGGGAAACAAACTGTAATTAAACCTGTGCTTAAACCAATGTATTGCAATTTGGGAATTCACAGCTAGCTACAGAAGGTTGCCTATGCTGATGGTTTGAGGTTCAACAACCGTTGAAGATCAGCAAGCTCGTTGCGATGAGCAGTAACAGTTAGTTCTGTACTACTGCCCTCGCTATCATTCAACTCTGTAATGGTCAAAATCACTTGTTCTAACCGTCTGGCCCTAGACCAATAAAACCAGCCCGCTAGGGGTGATAGCAGAACAGGAACTGATGTAAACAGGGCTGTGGTGTTGAGTGCCATTGAGAGCACAAGTCCCAGACATAGGAACCCCAGAGCTGCTAATACTGACAAGAATATTGCTAGGAAGAGACTGGGAGCCACAACACCTTC from Cyanobacteriota bacterium carries:
- a CDS encoding cofactor assembly of complex C subunit B; this encodes MESLVIPSTLLLTILLAVGLFFFIRASVKDRIETVRLLSDRPDATLKEQLRQYFFQRAYRIAQLNPEQNQVVFEGVVAPSLFLAIFLSVLAALGFLCLGLVLSMALNTTALFTSVPVLLSPLAGWFYWSRARRLEQVILTITELNDSEGSSTELTVTAHRNELADLQRLLNLKPSA